From the Burkholderia ubonensis genome, one window contains:
- a CDS encoding cob(I)yrinic acid a,c-diamide adenosyltransferase: MGNRLSKIATRTGDDGTTGLGDGRRVGKDDVRIAAIGDVDELNSTIGVLLAETLPDDVRAALVTIQHDLFDLGGELCIPGHTVLGDAHLARLDQWLAGYNATLPPLKEFILPAGSRAAALAHVCRTVCRRAERAIVALGRVETLQETPRRYVNRLSDLLFVLARVLNRADGGADVLWERGRVR; this comes from the coding sequence GCGACGACGGTACCACCGGCCTGGGCGACGGGCGGCGCGTCGGCAAGGACGACGTGCGGATCGCCGCGATCGGCGACGTCGACGAACTGAATTCGACCATCGGCGTGCTGCTCGCCGAAACGCTGCCCGACGACGTGCGCGCGGCGCTCGTCACGATCCAGCACGACCTGTTCGACCTGGGCGGCGAGCTGTGCATTCCGGGCCACACGGTGCTCGGCGATGCGCATCTCGCGCGCCTCGACCAGTGGCTGGCCGGCTACAACGCGACGCTGCCGCCGCTGAAGGAATTCATCCTGCCCGCTGGTTCGCGCGCGGCGGCGCTCGCGCACGTGTGCCGGACCGTGTGCCGGCGCGCGGAGCGCGCGATCGTCGCGCTCGGCCGCGTCGAAACGCTGCAGGAGACGCCGCGCCGGTACGTGAACCGGCTGTCCGACCTGCTGTTCGTGCTCGCGCGCGTGCTGAACCGCGCGGACGGCGGCGCGGACGTGCTGTGGGAGCGAGGGCGCGTGCGCTGA
- the hmpA gene encoding NO-inducible flavohemoprotein yields the protein MTHITADQMARVKATAPVLAEHGATITKHFYGRMFARHPELKNLFNQTHQKTGSQPETLAKAVYAYAANIDNLGALGGAVSHIAHKHASLNIRPEHYPIVGENLLASIVEVLGDAVDADTLEAWRVAYGQLAQILIGAEADLYAGAAWSGFRPFKVARKVRESDEITSFYLRPADGGQAPTFEPGQYVTVKRFVGDLGVDQPRQYSLSDAPNGTWLRISVKREAGRPEAIPAGKVSTLMHDGVEEGAIVEVTAPMGEFSLKRDVPTPVVLISGGVGLTPMVSMASTLVAQGSPREVRFIHACRSGAVHAFRDWLNDTVREHANVKRTVLYELVGPNDRAGIDHDLEGRLTPERVKHHALVPDADYYICGPIAFMQAQRDALIALGVAPERINTEIFGSGALE from the coding sequence ATGACCCACATCACCGCCGACCAGATGGCCCGCGTGAAAGCCACCGCCCCCGTCCTCGCCGAGCACGGCGCGACGATCACGAAGCATTTCTACGGGCGCATGTTCGCGCGTCACCCGGAACTGAAGAACCTGTTCAACCAGACGCACCAGAAGACCGGCAGCCAGCCCGAGACGCTCGCGAAGGCGGTCTACGCGTATGCGGCGAACATCGACAACCTGGGGGCGCTCGGCGGTGCGGTGTCGCACATCGCGCACAAGCACGCGAGCCTGAACATCCGCCCCGAGCATTACCCGATCGTCGGCGAGAACCTGCTCGCGTCGATCGTCGAAGTGCTCGGCGACGCGGTCGATGCGGACACGCTCGAAGCGTGGCGCGTCGCATACGGCCAGCTCGCGCAGATCCTGATCGGCGCCGAGGCGGACCTGTACGCGGGCGCGGCGTGGAGTGGCTTCCGTCCGTTCAAGGTCGCGCGCAAGGTGCGCGAGAGCGACGAGATCACGTCGTTCTACCTGAGGCCGGCCGACGGCGGCCAGGCGCCGACGTTCGAGCCGGGCCAGTACGTGACCGTGAAGCGCTTCGTCGGCGACCTGGGCGTCGATCAGCCGCGCCAGTACAGCCTGTCCGACGCGCCGAACGGCACGTGGCTGCGCATTTCGGTGAAGCGCGAGGCGGGCCGGCCCGAGGCGATCCCGGCGGGCAAGGTGTCGACGCTGATGCACGACGGCGTCGAAGAGGGCGCGATCGTCGAGGTGACCGCGCCGATGGGCGAGTTCTCGCTGAAGCGCGACGTGCCGACGCCGGTCGTACTGATCTCCGGCGGCGTCGGCCTCACGCCGATGGTGTCGATGGCGTCGACGCTGGTCGCGCAAGGCAGCCCGCGCGAAGTGCGCTTCATCCATGCATGCCGTTCGGGCGCGGTGCACGCGTTCCGCGACTGGCTCAACGACACGGTGCGCGAGCACGCCAACGTCAAGCGGACCGTGCTGTACGAGCTGGTCGGGCCGAACGACCGCGCGGGCATCGATCACGATCTCGAAGGGCGGCTCACGCCGGAGCGGGTGAAGCACCATGCGCTGGTGCCGGACGCCGACTATTACATCTGCGGCCCGATCGCGTTCATGCAGGCGCAGCGCGATGCGCTCATCGCGCTGGGTGTCGCGCCGGAACGTATCAACACCGAGATCTTCGGCTCGGGCGCGCTCGAGTAA